The following are encoded in a window of Corynebacterium argentoratense DSM 44202 genomic DNA:
- the cobC gene encoding Rv2231c family pyridoxal phosphate-dependent protein CobC, whose product MNNVTKQPNKDYSYLRHHGDIDAAQADARIDLSVNVVDNTPPQWLRDVIAEHIPHLHSYPSKQLYQRVKEGIATHHGIDARCVLPLAGVAEGFSFLPQLFSTAGLRTAVIPHPGFTEPEWVLRRARIPVSTQTLQPPFELEAPREQDADSAPGPRQLWVIGNPTNPTGQLHDLAPLAEQLADLDSTLVADEAFIDTLPPQLQTQHSLVHRAATTTNTIVFRSATKTYGLAGLRCGYAVAHPDLIEQLTHLRPHWPMGTLQLVALDAIYNPSSPTHEQAKQHREQIQRDVIVHKEHLIGALTPLGFDTIEGHAPYILTRTPWGPHTAENIRQQLAAQHISIRRCDTFPGLDASWWRLAVRNPATTDAFIDVLTQALNNAHTQP is encoded by the coding sequence ATGAACAACGTCACCAAACAGCCCAACAAGGACTACAGCTACCTCCGCCACCACGGAGATATTGACGCCGCGCAAGCCGACGCACGCATCGACCTGTCGGTCAACGTCGTCGACAACACGCCACCGCAGTGGCTCCGCGACGTCATTGCCGAACACATCCCACACCTGCACAGCTACCCTTCTAAACAGCTCTACCAGCGCGTCAAAGAAGGGATCGCGACCCACCACGGCATCGACGCACGCTGCGTGCTGCCACTTGCCGGCGTAGCCGAAGGATTTTCCTTCCTCCCACAACTGTTCAGCACAGCCGGCCTACGCACAGCAGTCATCCCGCACCCAGGATTCACAGAACCAGAATGGGTACTGCGCCGCGCACGCATCCCCGTCAGCACGCAGACCCTGCAACCCCCGTTCGAACTCGAGGCACCCCGTGAACAAGATGCTGACAGCGCGCCAGGCCCGCGCCAGCTGTGGGTCATCGGCAACCCCACCAACCCCACAGGACAACTCCACGACCTAGCACCCCTGGCCGAACAACTCGCCGACCTCGACAGCACCCTTGTTGCCGACGAGGCATTCATAGACACGCTCCCGCCCCAACTCCAAACACAACACAGCCTCGTGCATCGCGCCGCCACCACAACCAACACGATCGTGTTCCGCAGCGCAACCAAAACCTACGGACTGGCCGGCCTCCGATGCGGATACGCCGTCGCACACCCCGACCTGATTGAACAACTCACCCACCTGCGCCCCCACTGGCCGATGGGCACACTGCAACTAGTCGCCCTCGACGCCATATACAACCCCTCAAGCCCCACCCACGAGCAAGCAAAACAACACCGCGAACAGATCCAACGCGACGTCATTGTGCATAAGGAGCACCTCATCGGCGCACTCACACCCCTGGGCTTCGACACCATCGAAGGACACGCACCCTACATCCTCACCCGCACCCCTTGGGGCCCACACACAGCCGAAAACATTCGGCAACAACTCGCAGCACAACACATCAGCATCCGCCGATGCGACACCTTCCCAGGGCTCGACGCGAGCTGGTGGCGCCTAGCCGTCCGCAACCCCGCAACCACCGACGCATTCATCGACGTCCTCACGCAGGCACTCAACAACGCCCACACCCAGCCGTAG
- a CDS encoding helix-turn-helix domain-containing protein, translating to MTRPAAPVAATDIAFSWLYDQKSLGLVPVHSQQGSFEYVQVSEMAEPEFITAGTLVLTLGLSFEDDVAGLKAYASKLAAAGATGIGFGIGVEFDDVPAPLIKGAKAAGLEVFAVPRAVSFQSIVHAVHAEQNRRLQQDYRALTRQQDQLNRAAIDGGIAQLLDVLAKDLRADVALADNDGRVVYQGEGLAKRLIITDLSQLPAGKGPSASSARWRALDDGDLVCEMTHVLGSQGERYHVLKLVREQGFSRSELSAITHCMGLADIVLQRPRTLRKARSELNSLALALLLGIEGGQRTLSQLISNATDAYGRVRPAVLYADDPEALAPALRVVDERLEQQSRALFSVPLDDNTVVVLFRGNRTHTNVRSYCSGPTFQRIRLAIGEPTLWSKLSMADIDLLRTAAQSAELGRSVAGEDVALQWLHNDTVRKLLTARADQTLGALREYDRINATELARTAEVYARSGFQLSDAADVLGVHRHTLRSRIDRINKVCGIDLSSPATQAELLIITLALGEG from the coding sequence GTGACCCGTCCAGCAGCCCCCGTAGCCGCCACCGATATCGCGTTTAGCTGGCTCTATGACCAAAAATCTCTTGGCCTCGTACCTGTGCACAGCCAACAGGGTAGTTTCGAATATGTGCAGGTCAGCGAGATGGCCGAGCCGGAGTTCATCACAGCAGGAACCCTGGTGCTCACCCTTGGTCTATCGTTTGAGGATGACGTCGCGGGGCTCAAGGCCTATGCCTCGAAGCTTGCTGCGGCAGGGGCAACCGGCATCGGATTCGGAATTGGCGTCGAATTTGATGACGTACCTGCTCCCCTCATTAAGGGGGCAAAGGCCGCCGGTTTGGAAGTGTTCGCGGTGCCCCGTGCGGTGTCCTTCCAGAGCATCGTGCACGCGGTCCATGCGGAACAAAACCGACGCCTGCAACAGGACTATCGGGCCCTGACCCGTCAGCAGGATCAACTCAACCGCGCCGCCATCGACGGCGGAATCGCACAATTGCTGGACGTGCTCGCCAAAGACCTACGCGCAGACGTCGCATTGGCCGATAACGATGGCCGTGTTGTCTACCAAGGCGAGGGGTTGGCTAAGCGGTTGATCATCACAGACTTAAGCCAGCTGCCCGCAGGCAAGGGGCCCAGCGCAAGTTCTGCACGTTGGCGAGCCCTCGATGACGGAGACCTCGTGTGCGAGATGACGCACGTCCTAGGCTCACAAGGGGAGCGCTACCACGTGCTGAAATTAGTCCGCGAGCAGGGGTTTAGCCGCTCGGAGCTCTCAGCCATCACCCACTGCATGGGCCTGGCGGACATTGTGCTCCAGCGCCCCCGCACACTGCGCAAAGCCCGCAGCGAACTCAATTCACTTGCCCTAGCTCTGTTGCTTGGAATCGAAGGTGGGCAACGCACACTGTCCCAACTGATCTCCAATGCCACCGACGCCTACGGCCGAGTCCGGCCCGCCGTGCTCTACGCCGACGACCCCGAAGCACTAGCGCCAGCGCTCCGTGTTGTCGACGAGCGTCTCGAACAACAATCCCGAGCCCTGTTTTCCGTCCCCCTCGACGACAACACGGTTGTGGTACTGTTCCGCGGCAACCGAACCCACACCAACGTGCGCAGTTATTGCAGCGGCCCCACATTCCAGCGCATTCGCCTAGCCATCGGCGAACCCACCCTGTGGTCAAAACTCTCCATGGCTGATATTGACCTGCTGCGCACCGCCGCCCAATCCGCCGAGCTGGGCCGCAGCGTCGCAGGCGAAGACGTCGCACTGCAGTGGCTGCACAACGACACCGTCCGCAAATTGCTGACCGCCCGCGCCGATCAAACCCTCGGGGCGCTGCGCGAATACGACCGGATAAACGCCACCGAACTCGCACGCACAGCAGAGGTCTATGCCCGCAGCGGATTCCAGCTCAGTGACGCCGCGGACGTCCTCGGCGTCCACCGGCACACACTGCGCAGCCGCATAGACCGCATCAACAAAGTCTGCGGAATCGACCTTTCCAGCCCAGCCACCCAAGCCGAGCTGCTGATCATCACCCTCGCACTCGGCGAAGGCTAA
- the gabT gene encoding 4-aminobutyrate--2-oxoglutarate transaminase — MKDFTYRIPQQRNLVTELPGPKSAALDARRENSCARALAPGLPGYVADADGGILLDIDGNSFIDFASGIAVTSVGGSNPEVAKATAEAASHNTHTCFMVSPYESYVAVAEKLAEVTPGDHAKKSVLLNSGAEAVENAVKIARAHTGRNAVAVFDYAYHGRTNLTMAMTAKNMPYKTGFGPFAAEIYRVPMSYPVRDGLSGQEAADRAIHVMEKEIGVENLACVVIEPIQGEGGFIVPAEGFLPAISKWCTDNGVVFVADEIQAGFCRTGDWFAVNNEGVVPDLVTLAKGIAGGLPLSAVTGRADIMDAPVVGGLGGTYGGNPVACAAALAAIGEMETHDLAGRAKEIEAIIREEFASIADEPYVAEIRGRGAMIAIELLKDGKPAGNETKAVAAACKEEGVLILTCGMDYNVIRLLPSLVISEEVLRDGMRVLVNNIKKVFA; from the coding sequence ATGAAGGACTTCACTTACCGCATCCCCCAGCAGCGCAACCTGGTGACCGAACTGCCCGGCCCCAAGAGCGCAGCCCTTGACGCCCGCCGCGAAAACAGCTGTGCCCGCGCCCTCGCCCCTGGCCTGCCCGGCTACGTTGCGGACGCCGACGGCGGCATCCTCCTCGACATCGACGGCAACAGCTTCATCGACTTCGCATCAGGCATCGCCGTTACCTCCGTCGGCGGCTCCAACCCCGAAGTCGCCAAGGCCACCGCCGAGGCAGCCAGCCACAACACCCACACCTGCTTCATGGTCTCCCCCTACGAGTCCTACGTGGCTGTCGCTGAAAAGCTCGCAGAGGTCACTCCCGGTGACCACGCCAAGAAATCCGTACTGCTCAACTCCGGTGCGGAAGCCGTCGAAAACGCTGTCAAGATCGCCCGCGCCCACACCGGCCGCAACGCCGTCGCCGTCTTCGACTACGCCTACCACGGCCGCACCAACCTCACCATGGCGATGACCGCCAAGAACATGCCCTACAAGACCGGCTTCGGCCCCTTTGCCGCTGAGATCTACCGCGTTCCCATGTCCTACCCGGTGCGCGACGGCTTGAGCGGCCAGGAAGCAGCCGACCGCGCCATCCACGTGATGGAAAAAGAAATCGGCGTCGAAAACCTCGCCTGCGTTGTCATCGAACCCATCCAGGGCGAGGGCGGCTTCATCGTTCCCGCCGAGGGCTTCCTGCCCGCAATCTCCAAGTGGTGCACCGACAACGGTGTTGTTTTCGTCGCTGACGAAATCCAGGCAGGCTTCTGCCGCACCGGCGACTGGTTCGCAGTCAACAACGAAGGCGTCGTACCCGACCTGGTCACCCTCGCAAAGGGCATCGCCGGCGGCCTGCCGCTGTCCGCAGTCACCGGCCGCGCCGACATCATGGACGCGCCTGTCGTCGGCGGCCTGGGCGGCACCTACGGCGGCAACCCCGTTGCTTGTGCAGCAGCACTGGCCGCGATCGGTGAAATGGAAACCCACGACCTTGCCGGCCGTGCGAAGGAAATCGAAGCCATCATTCGCGAAGAATTCGCTAGCATCGCTGACGAGCCCTACGTCGCAGAAATCCGCGGCCGCGGCGCCATGATTGCTATCGAGTTGCTCAAGGACGGCAAACCCGCCGGCAACGAGACCAAGGCTGTCGCAGCCGCTTGTAAGGAAGAGGGCGTACTGATCCTCACCTGCGGCATGGACTACAACGTTATCCGCCTGCTGCCCTCGCTCGTGATCTCCGAAGAGGTCCTGCGCGATGGCATGCGCGTCCTGGTCAACAACATTAAGAAGGTGTTCGCATAA
- a CDS encoding NAD-dependent succinate-semialdehyde dehydrogenase, with protein MTRATVSGVSVPTQILLAGKGVDSSDEATFDVHDPATEEVIATIADATVDDGVRALDKAVEAQEQWAEFTPRQKAEVLRAIFDEVTKRTDDFARVMTTEMGKPFAEAQGEVAYGTEYFRWFSEEAVRFPGRFGGAPAGVGTIAVTRRPVGPVLAITPWNFPLAMATRKIAPALAAGCPIVVKPAHETPLTMLLLGEVIAEVFDRFNAPQGLVSIVPTTHASDMSSTLMADSRLRKVTFTGSTPVGKVLVKQSADNLLRTSMELGGNAPFVIAADADLDLVLTCAMQAKMRNGGEACIAANRFLVDSSIAEEFTRRLTEAMEGVVMGHGLEEGTTLGPVITAKQRDRIAELVKDALDRGAVATVGGEVPEGPGYFYPATVLKDVPADAKILTEEIFGPVATVSVFDDLDEGIRRANDTPFGLAAYGFSSNTDTARKLAQGLRAGMIGINRGAISDPAAPFGGIKQSGFGREGGTEGIEEYLDTVYLALQ; from the coding sequence ATGACTCGCGCAACTGTTTCCGGTGTCTCCGTCCCCACCCAGATTCTCCTGGCAGGTAAGGGCGTTGATTCCTCCGACGAGGCAACCTTCGACGTCCACGACCCCGCCACCGAAGAGGTAATTGCCACCATCGCGGACGCCACCGTCGACGATGGCGTACGCGCCCTCGACAAGGCGGTTGAAGCCCAGGAGCAGTGGGCAGAGTTCACCCCTCGCCAAAAGGCAGAGGTACTCCGCGCAATCTTCGACGAAGTAACCAAGCGCACCGACGACTTTGCCCGCGTCATGACCACCGAAATGGGCAAGCCTTTCGCCGAAGCGCAAGGCGAAGTTGCCTACGGTACCGAATACTTCCGCTGGTTTTCTGAGGAAGCCGTGCGCTTCCCCGGCCGTTTCGGCGGGGCACCCGCGGGCGTAGGCACCATCGCTGTCACCCGCCGCCCTGTCGGCCCCGTTCTGGCAATCACGCCGTGGAACTTCCCGCTGGCGATGGCCACCCGCAAGATCGCCCCGGCGCTGGCTGCAGGCTGCCCGATCGTGGTCAAGCCCGCCCACGAAACCCCGTTGACCATGCTGCTTCTCGGCGAGGTCATCGCAGAGGTATTCGATCGTTTCAACGCCCCCCAAGGCCTTGTATCAATTGTTCCGACCACCCACGCCTCGGACATGTCTAGCACCCTGATGGCAGACTCACGCCTGCGCAAGGTCACCTTCACCGGTTCGACCCCCGTTGGCAAGGTTTTGGTCAAGCAGTCTGCCGACAACCTCCTGCGCACCTCCATGGAGCTCGGCGGCAACGCCCCCTTCGTGATCGCAGCAGACGCGGATCTCGACCTGGTGCTCACCTGCGCCATGCAGGCAAAGATGCGCAACGGTGGCGAGGCCTGCATCGCAGCCAACCGCTTCCTCGTTGACAGCTCCATCGCCGAAGAGTTCACCCGTCGCCTCACCGAAGCCATGGAAGGCGTCGTCATGGGCCACGGCTTGGAAGAAGGCACCACCCTCGGTCCCGTCATCACCGCCAAGCAGCGCGATCGCATCGCCGAGCTGGTCAAGGACGCCCTCGACCGTGGCGCTGTCGCCACCGTCGGCGGCGAAGTACCGGAAGGTCCCGGCTACTTCTACCCCGCCACCGTCCTCAAGGACGTACCTGCCGACGCCAAGATCCTCACCGAGGAAATCTTCGGCCCCGTGGCTACAGTGAGCGTCTTTGATGACCTCGACGAAGGCATCCGCCGCGCCAACGACACCCCGTTCGGCCTGGCTGCTTACGGCTTCTCCTCCAACACCGACACCGCCCGTAAACTCGCCCAAGGTTTGCGCGCCGGAATGATCGGCATCAACCGTGGAGCTATTTCCGATCCCGCGGCCCCCTTCGGAGGAATCAAGCAGTCTGGTTTCGGCCGCGAGGGTGGCACCGAAGGTATCGAGGAATACCTCGATACCGTCTACCTCGCGCTGCAGTAA
- a CDS encoding aromatic amino acid transport family protein, which yields MNTTTKNLEHELLGSSHKLTVAQGVALIFGTNIGAGILSLPYAGKNGGFLALVIALLIAGTLTTISMLYVAEVSLRTKQPLQLSGLAEKYLGQWGRWLVFIAVIVNGVGALIAYAAGSGNLLNKLLGLNPVVGTLLFFTFGTYVMWKGLHATGVVEGAITTGMALIILVLCGWTFIGPGIEAANLIILRPFYIVPIMNLAVFTFLAQYVVPELTRGLEEDNPRAIPKAIIAGMCITGFTLALVPFAALGLLGDNVTEVVTIAWGESLGNTAFIMANLFALLAMLTSFLAIGFTTMRNILDILHWGDQGRLRLIAVLLTVIPPLAISLAGWGGFVDALGYAGGFAGAVMSVIPVMLLRAARNNGDRQPAWNVTWQGNPVIQVTIIVVYGIAFIYSLLSIVGLLPHGW from the coding sequence ATGAATACCACCACTAAAAATCTCGAACACGAGCTGCTGGGCAGCAGTCATAAACTCACGGTCGCCCAAGGCGTCGCCTTGATCTTCGGCACCAACATCGGCGCAGGCATCTTGAGCTTGCCCTACGCCGGCAAAAACGGTGGCTTCCTCGCCCTCGTCATCGCCCTGCTCATCGCCGGTACACTCACCACCATCTCTATGCTCTATGTGGCCGAGGTCAGCCTGCGCACCAAGCAGCCGCTCCAGCTGTCCGGTCTAGCGGAGAAATACCTCGGACAGTGGGGCCGCTGGCTTGTGTTCATCGCGGTGATCGTCAACGGCGTCGGCGCACTCATCGCCTACGCTGCGGGCTCCGGCAACCTGCTCAACAAACTGCTTGGCCTCAACCCCGTCGTCGGTACTCTGCTGTTCTTCACCTTCGGCACCTACGTCATGTGGAAGGGCCTGCACGCCACCGGCGTCGTCGAGGGAGCCATCACCACCGGTATGGCACTCATCATCCTCGTTTTGTGCGGCTGGACGTTTATCGGCCCTGGTATTGAAGCTGCAAACCTCATCATTTTGCGCCCCTTCTACATCGTGCCGATCATGAACCTCGCGGTGTTTACATTCCTCGCCCAGTACGTCGTGCCCGAGCTCACCCGTGGCCTGGAAGAAGACAACCCCCGCGCCATCCCGAAGGCCATCATCGCCGGCATGTGCATCACTGGCTTCACCCTCGCGCTGGTGCCTTTTGCCGCACTGGGCCTGTTGGGCGACAACGTCACCGAGGTCGTCACCATCGCCTGGGGCGAGTCCCTCGGCAACACCGCGTTCATCATGGCGAATCTCTTTGCTCTGCTGGCTATGCTGACCTCCTTCCTCGCCATCGGTTTCACGACCATGCGTAACATTCTGGACATTTTGCACTGGGGCGACCAAGGCCGTCTTCGTCTCATCGCCGTGCTGCTCACGGTTATCCCTCCACTGGCTATCTCCCTCGCCGGCTGGGGCGGTTTCGTCGACGCCCTCGGCTACGCAGGTGGCTTCGCGGGCGCGGTCATGTCGGTGATCCCTGTGATGCTGCTGCGCGCAGCACGCAACAATGGTGACCGCCAGCCAGCATGGAATGTCACCTGGCAGGGCAATCCCGTCATCCAGGTGACCATCATCGTGGTCTACGGCATCGCGTTCATCTACTCGCTGCTATCCATCGTTGGCCTTCTGCCCCACGGCTGGTAA
- a CDS encoding MFS transporter: MDYNQRLDTLRFGKPHQKLLFRSGIGWALDAMDVGLISYIMAALAAEWGLTKGQLSGLASAGFIGMMIGATLGGLLADKIGRRSVFALTLLIYGIATGASAFAGGLAVLIVLRFIVGVGLGAELPVASTLVSEFSPRHIRGRMVVALESFWALGWIGAALLGYFVVPHTFANWPGWRWALLVGIVPAAYALVVRRGLPESVRYLVDKGRLTEAEAAVAHFEDSNAVHTSDARDVTTPTAPAATTAEEQATSIFAPALRARTAGLWSIWFFLNLAYYGAFIWLPTLLVLQGHGLVKSFEYTLIITLAQLPGYAVAAWLIEVWGRKATLATFLAGSAVAAAFFGMQHSPTGIIVAGCLLSFFNLGAWGALYAIGPELYPTHIRGTGTGSAAAVGRVAGILAPFMVPLVPGTGALFAVFGLAFAIAAASTFALPEQRNQTLLG, translated from the coding sequence ATGGATTATAACCAGCGCCTAGATACGCTCCGCTTTGGTAAACCACATCAAAAACTCCTCTTCCGCTCCGGCATCGGCTGGGCACTCGACGCCATGGATGTTGGCCTGATCAGCTACATCATGGCCGCCCTCGCCGCGGAATGGGGACTGACTAAAGGCCAGCTCTCCGGGCTGGCCTCAGCCGGTTTTATAGGCATGATGATCGGCGCAACACTCGGGGGATTGCTCGCCGATAAAATCGGGCGCCGCTCTGTCTTCGCCCTCACACTGCTGATCTACGGTATCGCCACCGGAGCCTCAGCTTTCGCCGGCGGCCTCGCCGTCCTCATCGTCTTGCGCTTTATCGTCGGTGTCGGCCTCGGCGCAGAACTTCCCGTGGCATCCACCCTCGTCTCTGAATTCTCACCCCGCCACATCCGTGGCCGCATGGTTGTAGCCCTCGAAAGTTTCTGGGCCTTGGGCTGGATTGGCGCGGCACTACTGGGCTACTTCGTAGTCCCCCACACCTTCGCCAACTGGCCCGGCTGGCGCTGGGCACTATTGGTGGGAATCGTCCCCGCCGCCTACGCGCTCGTCGTCCGCCGCGGACTGCCCGAATCCGTGCGATACCTCGTAGACAAAGGCCGACTGACAGAAGCCGAGGCCGCCGTCGCGCACTTTGAAGACAGCAACGCTGTCCACACCAGCGACGCACGCGACGTCACCACCCCCACAGCCCCCGCCGCGACCACAGCAGAAGAACAAGCCACCTCGATCTTCGCCCCCGCCCTACGCGCCCGCACCGCGGGGCTGTGGTCCATCTGGTTCTTCCTCAACCTCGCCTACTACGGCGCATTCATCTGGCTGCCCACACTGCTCGTCCTCCAGGGCCACGGGCTGGTGAAATCCTTCGAATACACCCTGATCATCACGCTTGCCCAGCTGCCTGGCTACGCGGTAGCGGCCTGGCTCATCGAAGTATGGGGGCGTAAAGCAACCCTGGCGACCTTCCTCGCCGGCTCCGCAGTCGCAGCAGCATTCTTCGGAATGCAGCACAGCCCCACAGGCATCATCGTCGCCGGCTGCCTGCTGAGCTTCTTCAACCTCGGCGCCTGGGGAGCCCTCTACGCCATCGGCCCAGAGCTCTACCCCACCCACATCCGCGGCACCGGAACAGGAAGCGCAGCCGCCGTCGGACGCGTGGCCGGCATCCTCGCACCCTTCATGGTGCCACTCGTTCCCGGCACCGGCGCACTGTTCGCAGTCTTCGGCCTCGCCTTCGCGATCGCCGCAGCATCCACCTTCGCCCTGCCCGAACAACGCAACCAAACACTCCTCGGCTAA
- a CDS encoding low molecular weight protein-tyrosine-phosphatase, whose amino-acid sequence MNERTQSLYVVFVCTGNICRSPMADVMFSAAIEDASLSNDVLVKSCGIGGWHIGDPADRRAVASLAAAGHDGSNHRAAQFGPEHADATLFVAMAEGHVRELQALGVDRHKIRLLRSFDPDSPAGAIVADPYYGDDARFDRTRAEIAASIPGLITWVREHLASSSER is encoded by the coding sequence GTGAACGAGCGCACGCAATCCCTATACGTTGTTTTCGTCTGCACCGGCAACATCTGCCGCTCCCCCATGGCGGATGTCATGTTCAGCGCCGCAATCGAAGATGCCAGCCTCTCCAATGACGTACTAGTGAAATCCTGCGGCATCGGCGGCTGGCACATCGGCGATCCAGCCGACCGGCGCGCCGTGGCCTCCCTGGCCGCAGCAGGACACGACGGCAGCAACCACCGGGCCGCCCAATTCGGACCCGAGCACGCCGACGCCACATTATTTGTAGCCATGGCTGAAGGCCACGTGCGCGAGCTCCAGGCCTTGGGCGTCGACCGCCACAAAATCCGCCTGCTGCGCTCCTTCGATCCAGATTCCCCCGCCGGCGCCATCGTCGCTGATCCCTACTACGGTGATGACGCACGATTCGACCGCACCCGGGCAGAAATCGCAGCCTCCATCCCGGGGCTGATCACCTGGGTGCGCGAGCACCTCGCATCATCCTCGGAGCGCTGA
- a CDS encoding SURF1 family cytochrome oxidase biogenesis protein, translating into MSRIPSTRVSGSTSAKSLALAFLKPGWVITAVAVIAFAYLAFTVLAPWQLGKNEKTSARNHQVSAAFDADPVAYSSVFTQGSIPADKEWTRVTLTGHYLNNQAVLRMRPVNSEPAYQFLTPFETTTGETFLVNRGFESAGDSPSANTPPSAVTTIIGYARLDEDPPANAPLTNVDPVQVSGINTEQIGHELGVHLAHDWIELAEGQPGEVTAIPLPKLDSGPYLSYGVQWIAFGIMAPLGLAYFVWAEIKERRREDRDRTQLSAPSTASFERSEEPTDTSAEHNEAEHASNPTTPARRQRSRYGGTRSDHWGKLAEKNEERF; encoded by the coding sequence ATGTCGCGCATCCCTTCTACCCGCGTATCTGGAAGCACCTCCGCCAAGTCCCTGGCGTTGGCTTTCCTCAAACCCGGCTGGGTGATAACAGCTGTAGCGGTTATCGCCTTCGCCTACCTCGCGTTCACCGTGCTGGCTCCATGGCAATTGGGTAAAAACGAAAAAACCTCCGCCCGTAACCACCAAGTTTCGGCGGCATTCGACGCGGACCCCGTTGCCTACAGTTCCGTTTTTACCCAAGGCTCCATCCCAGCAGATAAGGAATGGACTCGGGTGACGCTGACCGGGCACTACCTGAACAACCAGGCGGTGTTGCGGATGCGACCAGTTAACTCTGAACCCGCCTACCAATTCCTCACCCCGTTCGAAACCACTACCGGGGAAACCTTCCTGGTCAACCGTGGTTTTGAAAGCGCCGGCGATAGTCCTTCTGCGAACACACCACCCAGTGCGGTCACCACTATCATCGGCTATGCCCGTTTGGACGAAGACCCACCAGCCAACGCCCCACTGACCAACGTGGATCCCGTGCAGGTTAGCGGCATCAACACCGAGCAGATTGGTCACGAGCTTGGAGTGCACTTAGCCCACGACTGGATCGAACTAGCAGAAGGCCAGCCCGGGGAAGTCACAGCGATCCCCCTACCGAAGCTCGATTCCGGCCCCTACCTGTCCTACGGGGTGCAGTGGATTGCCTTCGGCATCATGGCACCCCTGGGCCTAGCGTATTTTGTGTGGGCTGAGATCAAGGAACGACGCCGCGAGGATCGCGACCGCACGCAGCTATCTGCCCCCAGCACTGCAAGCTTTGAAAGATCCGAAGAACCCACCGACACGAGCGCCGAGCACAACGAAGCCGAGCACGCCAGCAACCCCACTACCCCAGCGCGCCGACAGCGTAGCCGATACGGCGGCACCCGCTCGGATCACTGGGGCAAGCTGGCAGAGAAAAACGAAGAACGCTTCTAA
- the cbiB gene encoding adenosylcobinamide-phosphate synthase CbiB codes for MGFPWGLVAGIAADSVFGDPKRHHPVAWFGHYATWLERALYRDTRTAGVIYWVAAVAPPVAGAVALQRASRRLPTSRAQTIAREGLLGLAVWASLGGHTLRWVGRSIHRDLYVDADIERARTWVPWLCSRDPQQLDAQGMTRAAVESLAENTSDAVTAPLVWSLLGAPGVVFHRCVNTLDAMVGYRSPRYERFGWCSAVIDDVAAYLPARMNALSNTVYAACARPAGLEGLRAAMSAWRDDAPKHPSPNAGPVEATAAAALGVQLGGRTVYDYGVEHRPELGHGAAPGEEALRGSVRLSQWTQTVAALAVGAVVFAWRGR; via the coding sequence GTGGGTTTTCCATGGGGCCTGGTTGCGGGGATCGCCGCCGACAGTGTGTTTGGTGACCCCAAGCGCCACCACCCAGTGGCATGGTTTGGGCATTACGCCACATGGTTGGAACGCGCACTGTATCGCGACACACGCACCGCCGGCGTCATCTATTGGGTTGCGGCAGTCGCTCCACCGGTGGCAGGGGCGGTTGCGTTGCAGAGGGCTTCCCGCCGATTGCCGACGTCGCGTGCCCAAACCATCGCGCGGGAAGGCTTGCTGGGCCTTGCTGTGTGGGCCTCCCTTGGCGGGCATACGTTGCGCTGGGTGGGGCGGAGTATTCACCGCGACCTCTATGTCGATGCTGATATTGAGCGCGCACGCACGTGGGTGCCGTGGTTGTGCTCCCGCGATCCTCAGCAGCTCGATGCTCAGGGCATGACGCGCGCGGCAGTGGAGTCGCTGGCGGAAAACACCTCTGATGCGGTGACCGCGCCGTTGGTGTGGTCGCTGCTGGGCGCACCCGGGGTGGTATTCCACCGCTGTGTAAACACGCTGGATGCAATGGTGGGCTACCGGAGCCCCAGATATGAGCGCTTTGGCTGGTGCAGCGCTGTTATTGATGACGTCGCGGCCTACCTGCCTGCACGCATGAATGCGCTGAGCAACACGGTGTATGCTGCGTGCGCTCGACCGGCAGGCTTGGAGGGCTTGCGGGCGGCGATGAGCGCGTGGCGTGATGACGCACCTAAGCATCCAAGCCCCAATGCGGGCCCAGTGGAGGCGACAGCGGCAGCTGCCCTCGGTGTGCAGTTGGGTGGCCGCACAGTGTATGACTACGGGGTGGAGCACCGTCCTGAGCTGGGGCACGGCGCCGCGCCTGGGGAAGAAGCATTGCGGGGGAGTGTCCGCCTGTCGCAGTGGACTCAAACAGTTGCAGCCCTAGCGGTTGGCGCCGTCGTGTTCGCTTGGCGTGGGCGTTAG